Genomic window (Candidatus Binatia bacterium):
GCGCCCTTCCGCTCCGGATCCTTGTCGATCTCATCCTTGACGGTGCGGGACATAACTTGCTCCCGGATAGGCCCGTCCTGGTGAACCGTCGCGACGCCGTGGAAGCGGAAGTTGAGTCTGGTTTTCGCGTCCCGGAAAAGCACGACGACTTTGGGATTTTCCAGGACATTTTTGAGATGCTGCCGTCTTGTGCGCTCCCAGTATGCGAGCGACTTGTTGTCAAAGACCATCATGCTGCCTTTGTAGCCGATGTCCGGCTCGCCGTCCTTGGATACCGTGGCGAGGACGCATGGGCAGCCGTTCGCCAGGGCGTTGTCGATCAATTCGGGTATTTTGTCCGTTAGAGCAATCATGTGCCTAACCTCCTCTTCAAAATTTTTTAGCCCGATGAGCCTATGGTTGTTTCATCCTTCATCCCTCATCCTTTCTCAAACCGGCCATTGTTCCAGACGATACGCCTGGTCCCAAAAAAGAAATTCGTAGCGGCTGCTGAGAATAAAATGGTCACGCAGGAGCTTTTTCTCTTCGCCTCGGGCGCCCGCGGCGAGGCGGTCCATCAACCATATCTGCTCCCGCACCGGTTTCCAATAATCCTCTGACGCGTAAATCTCGATCCACTCGCGGTAAATCGCCGGCTTTCTTGGCCGCCTGCGATAGAGTCTCCTTCCTACCTCGCCGTAAATCCAGTAGCACGGTAGCACCGCGGCGACGATTTCCGCCAGGCTCCCGCCTCGGGCCACGGCCTGAAGATGCTTCGTGTACGCTTCGGTGACCGGCCCTTTGGGCGTGCGGTCGAGCTGCCGCTGCGAGAGGCCCAGGCTCTTTCCAAAGCTCGCATGAAAGCTTCGCTCCACTTCGACGGCGATCAGCGCGTGGCGGCAGAAGATTTCCAGAGTTTTTAGATCCGGCGATTTCGCGCCTCCAAGGCAGAGGACCTGGGCGAAGTCGAGGAGGTAAACGTAGTCCTGCAAGATAAAATAGACGAACCGGTCCATCGGCAGGGTGCCGGCGCGAAGCTCGTCCAAAAAGGGGTGGGCGTGAACGGCGTGCCAGATTTTATCCGTCTCGCGTCGCAACTGTCGTGTGAAAAGTCCGGCCATCGGGCGCCGCCGAATTTCCTTTCTTCCCGGGAGAAGGGAGGGCAAATTTCCCGTCTGTCGCTGCTTGCAGTTTAAGCGGATTCTTTCTATAACATAGCCGCATCGGGTTGTCACTTTATCGCCGCGGATCTTTCGCGGCGGGACGGAAGGATTCCAATGAAGAAAAAGATTCGCCTGCGCGTCAACGGGAAAAAAGTCGAGCAGGAGGTTCCGACGAACCGCTTGATGATCGACTTTCTCCGCTACGATCTCGGCCTCACGGGCACCAAGGAGGGTTGCAGTGTCGGTGTCTGCGGCGCGTGCACGGTGCTCATGGACGGGGAGATGATCAGCTCCTGTCTTGCGCCCGCGGTGTTCGCGGACGGACACGACATCACGACGGTCGAGGGGCTGGCCAAAAACGGCGAGCTTCACCCGGTGCAAAAGAGCTTCATCAAGTACGGCGGCTTCCAGTGCGGCATCTGCACGCCGGGCCAGGTTGTCGCGGCCAAAGCCCTGCTGGACAGAGTTCCGAAGCCGAACGAAGAGCAGATCAAAGACTGGATGATGGGCAACCTCTGCCGCTGCACCGGCTACTACAAGATCATCGAGTCGATTCAAAAAGCGCATCAGTTCGCTAGATAAGGACCGATCATGCAGCCCTTTGAATATCGCACTCCGAAGAGCCTCAAGGAAGTTCAACAGGAATTGAAGCAGTTCGGCACGGACGGCAAGCTCATCGCCGGCGGCACGGCGCTCATTATTATGATGAAGCAGCGCCTGGTGCAGCCGACGTGCCTCATCAGTTTGCGCTCCGTGCGCGGCCTCAGCGGCATCGTGGAAAAAAACGGCGACCTCCGCATCGGCGGAGGAACCACGCACCGCGCGGTGGAGAGCTCTCCGCTGGTGCGCCGGCGCTTGCCGCTACTCGCCGAGACGTATCATCACGTGGCTACGGTTCGCGTGCGCAACATGGCGACGGTGGGCGGCGGGCTGGCGCATGCCGATCCCAATCAAGATCCGCCTCCGACCTTGATCGCGCTCGGCGCAAGCTTGAAGGCGAGCTCGGCGGACGGCAGCCGGGCCATCCCGGTGGAAG
Coding sequences:
- a CDS encoding (2Fe-2S)-binding protein, with translation MKKKIRLRVNGKKVEQEVPTNRLMIDFLRYDLGLTGTKEGCSVGVCGACTVLMDGEMISSCLAPAVFADGHDITTVEGLAKNGELHPVQKSFIKYGGFQCGICTPGQVVAAKALLDRVPKPNEEQIKDWMMGNLCRCTGYYKIIESIQKAHQFAR
- a CDS encoding pyridoxamine 5'-phosphate oxidase family protein — protein: MIALTDKIPELIDNALANGCPCVLATVSKDGEPDIGYKGSMMVFDNKSLAYWERTRRQHLKNVLENPKVVVLFRDAKTRLNFRFHGVATVHQDGPIREQVMSRTVKDEIDKDPERKGA
- the tenA gene encoding thiaminase II, whose translation is MAGLFTRQLRRETDKIWHAVHAHPFLDELRAGTLPMDRFVYFILQDYVYLLDFAQVLCLGGAKSPDLKTLEIFCRHALIAVEVERSFHASFGKSLGLSQRQLDRTPKGPVTEAYTKHLQAVARGGSLAEIVAAVLPCYWIYGEVGRRLYRRRPRKPAIYREWIEIYASEDYWKPVREQIWLMDRLAAGARGEEKKLLRDHFILSSRYEFLFWDQAYRLEQWPV